The stretch of DNA AATGGCAGAAACAATTTTTTTCTGATCATACGTCATTACGTTCCTTTCAACCACAACCAACCTGACCACGATGCCTTAAATAATGATCAGCAATCGCACAAGCAACCATCGCTTCCCCAACAGGAACAGCACGAATCCCCACACACGGATCATGACGCCCTTTCGTTATAACATCTACATTATTACCATCAATATCAATTGAACAACGAGGCGTTAAAATTGATGACGTAGGCTTCACAGCAAAACGTACAACAATTGGCTGTCCAGTCGATATTCCACCTAAAATGCCGCCAGCATGATTAGATAAAAAAAGTGGTTTCCCATCACTTTCCATACGCATTTCATCTGCATTTTCTTCTCCTCTCAGGCGAGCTACTGCAAAACCATCCCCTATTTCAACACCCTTCACCGCATTAATTGACATGAGTAATGATGCAATATCTTGGTCAAGCTTTGCGTAAATAGGTGCCCCTAACCCCGCTGGAACATTTTCTGCAATAATCTCAATAAGAGCACCAACAGATGAACCAGCTTTCCGTAATTTATCGATATAATCACTAAAAACATGCACTATTTCTGCATCAGGTGTAAAAAAAGGATTGTTATCAACTTCTAACCAATCCCAACGATCGCGATTAATATTATGAGGACCAATTGCTACCACTGCTCCCCGTATTATCAAACCAGGAACAATTTTACGAGCAACAGCACCTGCCGCAACACGTGCTGCCGTCTCACGCGCTGAAGCCCGTCCACCACCCCGAAAATCACGGATACCATATTTAATATCGTAAGTATAATCTGCATGACCAGGACGGTACTGATGGGCAATTGAGCCATAATCCTTAGAACGCTGATCTGTATTTCGAATCAAGAGAGAAATTGGCGTACCCGTTGTCACCAATGTCATCCCATCGTCTTGAACAATAATCCCTGACAGTACTTCTACTTGGTCCAGTTCTCGCCGCTGCGTTGTATATTGGGATTGTCCTGGTCTACGTTTATCAAGATAGACTTGAATTTCTGAAAGAGTAAAAGTAATTCCCGGAGGACAACCATCGATAACACATCCAAGAGCAGCGCCATGACTTTCACCCCATGTCGTTACACGAAACAAATGACCAAATGTATTATGCGACATAAAAAATGATCCGCTTCTCCGTCAAATATAAGCAACTACAGCCTTTTTTAAAGAACATCATGGCCGTTTAAATTCAGTTAAATCACCGTTGTCAAAGAAGGTTTTATAAACCAAACTTTATTCTTTAACGACAGAAATGTCTGGTGCATCGACAGCTTTCATACCTATGATATTATAACCTGAATCCACATGATGCACTTCACCCGTAACAGAACGAGACAAATCTGAAAGAAAGTAAAGCGCAGAATCACCTACCTCTTCAATTGTCACCGTACGACGTAAAGGAGCATTATATTCATTCCATTTCAAGATATAACGAAAATCACCAATGCCCGAAGCAGCTAACGTTTTGATTGGTCCAGCAGATAGAGCATTAACACGAATATGCTGAGGACCTAAATCCACTGCTAGATATTTTACGCTCGCTTCAAGAGCTGCTTTTGCTACTCCCATTACATTATAATTAGGAACAACTTTTTCTGCACCATAATAGCTCAGTGTTAAAATTGAACCACCGTCCGACATTAATTTCTCTGCACGCTTCACCAAAG from Bartonella taylorii encodes:
- the aroC gene encoding chorismate synthase — translated: MSHNTFGHLFRVTTWGESHGAALGCVIDGCPPGITFTLSEIQVYLDKRRPGQSQYTTQRRELDQVEVLSGIIVQDDGMTLVTTGTPISLLIRNTDQRSKDYGSIAHQYRPGHADYTYDIKYGIRDFRGGGRASARETAARVAAGAVARKIVPGLIIRGAVVAIGPHNINRDRWDWLEVDNNPFFTPDAEIVHVFSDYIDKLRKAGSSVGALIEIIAENVPAGLGAPIYAKLDQDIASLLMSINAVKGVEIGDGFAVARLRGEENADEMRMESDGKPLFLSNHAGGILGGISTGQPIVVRFAVKPTSSILTPRCSIDIDGNNVDVITKGRHDPCVGIRAVPVGEAMVACAIADHYLRHRGQVGCG
- the fabI gene encoding enoyl-ACP reductase FabI yields the protein MAKGNGLLYGKRGLILGLANNRSIAWGIAKAASAAGAELAFTYQGEAMRKRVEPLAEEVKGLVCGHCDVSDSASIDAVFKVIERKWGKLDFLVHAIGFSDKDELSGRYIDISESNFMMTMNISVYSLTALVKRAEKLMSDGGSILTLSYYGAEKVVPNYNVMGVAKAALEASVKYLAVDLGPQHIRVNALSAGPIKTLAASGIGDFRYILKWNEYNAPLRRTVTIEEVGDSALYFLSDLSRSVTGEVHHVDSGYNIIGMKAVDAPDISVVKE